From Myotis daubentonii chromosome 15, mMyoDau2.1, whole genome shotgun sequence, one genomic window encodes:
- the LOC132216524 gene encoding leukocyte immunoglobulin-like receptor subfamily B member 4 isoform X1: protein MSHEAWTLSHPIHPSWVALRSLHMICTLRTMRGRSMTSTLTALLCLRLCQGPWDQVQAGDVPKPSIGADPGPIVTNGSSVTIWCQAPLQASAYLLYKERGSEPWDTRTPQGSSNKAGFLIGTTTPSLAGLYQCAYYTTGDILSQRSDPLLLVVTGVGGAPSLAAQPSPVVASGENVSLLCSSNLTSGTFHLLKEGGADPPRHMEAEPRIHAWRRQAIFPLGPMSTSHGGTYRCYYSSSSYPNVWSQPSDPLELVVSGLKWYLIVLIGVSVALVLLLSLFLFLLRHQWHQSKGRTSDAVAKDTQPERDRQLDSQAKDPRAAPEDSQDVTYAQLKPLTLSQESSAPPCFPSEERPEEPSLYAALAMH from the exons ATGTCACATGAAGCCTGGACCCTGTCACACCCCATTCACCCATCCTGGGTGGCTCTGCGGAGTTTACACATGATCTGCACACTGAGGACCATGAGAGGACGATCCATGACTTCCACCCTcactgcccttctctgcctca GGCTGTGTCAGGGCCCGTGGGACCAGGTACAGGCAG GAGACGTCCCCAAACCCTCCATCGGCGCTGACCCAGGCCCCATCGTCACCAATGGGAGCTCTGTGACCATCTGGTGTCAGGCGCCTCTGCAGGCTAGTGCCTACCTTCTATATAAAGAGAGGGGCTCTGAGCCCTGGGATACCAGGACCCCACAGGGCTCCAGCAACAAGGCTGGTTTCCTCATTGGAACCACGACCCCATCCCTCGCAGGGCTGTACCAGTGTGCATATTACACCACTGGGGACATACTGTCTCAGAGGAGTGACCCCCTGCTCCTGGTGGTGACAG gaGTGGGTGGTGCACCCTCCctcgcagcccagcccagccctgtggtGGCCTCAGGAGAGAACGTGTCCCTCTTGTGTAGCTCTAACCTCACATCGGGCACTTTCCATCTgctgaaggagggaggggctgacccACCCCGACACATGGAAGCAGAACCCAGGATCCATGCTTGGAGGCGGCAGGCCATCTTCCCTCTGGGCCCCATGAGCACCTCCCATGGGGGGACCTACAGATGCTATTATTCTTCCAGCTCCTACCCCAATGTGTGGTCACAGCCCAGCGATCCCCTGGAGCTGGTGGTCTCAG GTCTCAAATGGTACCTGATTGTCCTGATCGGGGTCTCGGTGGCCCTGGTCCTGCTGCTCtcgctcttcctcttcctcctccgaCACCAGTGGCATCAGAGCAAAGGCAGGACGTCAG ATGCTGTCGCGAAAGACACACAGCCTGAGCGGGACAGACAGCTGGACAGTCAG GCTAAAGACCCACGGGCTGCACCTGAAGACTCCCAGGATGTGACCTACGCCCAGCTCAAGCCCTTGACCCTCAGCCAGGAGTCAAGTGCACCCCCTTGCTTCCCATCAGAGGAGCGCCCAGAAGAGCCCAGCCTGTATGCTGCTCTGGCCATGCACTAG
- the LOC132216524 gene encoding leukocyte immunoglobulin-like receptor subfamily B member 4 isoform X2: MSHEAWTLSHPIHPSWVALRSLHMICTLRTMRGRSMTSTLTALLCLRLCQGPWDQVQAGDVPKPSIGADPGPIVTNGSSVTIWCQAPLQASAYLLYKERGSEPWDTRTPQGSSNKAGFLIGTTTPSLAGLYQCAYYTTGDILSQRSDPLLLVVTGVGGAPSLAAQPSPVVASGENVSLLCSSNLTSGTFHLLKEGGADPPRHMEAEPRIHAWRRQAIFPLGPMSTSHGGTYRCYYSSSSYPNVWSQPSDPLELVVSGLKWYLIVLIGVSVALVLLLSLFLFLLRHQWHQSKGRTSDAVAKDTQPERDRQLDNPRAAPEDSQDVTYAQLKPLTLSQESSAPPCFPSEERPEEPSLYAALAMH, encoded by the exons ATGTCACATGAAGCCTGGACCCTGTCACACCCCATTCACCCATCCTGGGTGGCTCTGCGGAGTTTACACATGATCTGCACACTGAGGACCATGAGAGGACGATCCATGACTTCCACCCTcactgcccttctctgcctca GGCTGTGTCAGGGCCCGTGGGACCAGGTACAGGCAG GAGACGTCCCCAAACCCTCCATCGGCGCTGACCCAGGCCCCATCGTCACCAATGGGAGCTCTGTGACCATCTGGTGTCAGGCGCCTCTGCAGGCTAGTGCCTACCTTCTATATAAAGAGAGGGGCTCTGAGCCCTGGGATACCAGGACCCCACAGGGCTCCAGCAACAAGGCTGGTTTCCTCATTGGAACCACGACCCCATCCCTCGCAGGGCTGTACCAGTGTGCATATTACACCACTGGGGACATACTGTCTCAGAGGAGTGACCCCCTGCTCCTGGTGGTGACAG gaGTGGGTGGTGCACCCTCCctcgcagcccagcccagccctgtggtGGCCTCAGGAGAGAACGTGTCCCTCTTGTGTAGCTCTAACCTCACATCGGGCACTTTCCATCTgctgaaggagggaggggctgacccACCCCGACACATGGAAGCAGAACCCAGGATCCATGCTTGGAGGCGGCAGGCCATCTTCCCTCTGGGCCCCATGAGCACCTCCCATGGGGGGACCTACAGATGCTATTATTCTTCCAGCTCCTACCCCAATGTGTGGTCACAGCCCAGCGATCCCCTGGAGCTGGTGGTCTCAG GTCTCAAATGGTACCTGATTGTCCTGATCGGGGTCTCGGTGGCCCTGGTCCTGCTGCTCtcgctcttcctcttcctcctccgaCACCAGTGGCATCAGAGCAAAGGCAGGACGTCAG ATGCTGTCGCGAAAGACACACAGCCTGAGCGGGACAGACAGCTGGACA ACCCACGGGCTGCACCTGAAGACTCCCAGGATGTGACCTACGCCCAGCTCAAGCCCTTGACCCTCAGCCAGGAGTCAAGTGCACCCCCTTGCTTCCCATCAGAGGAGCGCCCAGAAGAGCCCAGCCTGTATGCTGCTCTGGCCATGCACTAG
- the RPS9 gene encoding small ribosomal subunit protein uS4, which yields MPVARSWVCRKTYVTPRRPFEKSRLDQELKLIGEYGLRNKREVWRVKFTLAKIRKAARELLTLDEKDQRRLFEGNALLRRLVRIGVLDEGKMKLDYILGLKIEDFLERRLQTQVFKLGLAKSIHHARVLIRQRHIRVRKQVVNIPSFIVRLDSQKHIDFSLRSPYGGGRPGRVKRKNAKKGQGGAGAGDDEEED from the exons ATGCCCGTGGCCCGCAGTTGGGTTTGTCGCAAGACCTATGTGACCCCGCGGAGACCCTTCGAGAAGTCCCGCCTCGACCAAGAGCTGAAGCTGATCg gagaGTATGGGCTCCGAAACAAACGTGAGGTCTGGAGGGTCAAATTCACCCTGGCCAAGATCCGCAAGGCTGCCCGGGAGCTGCTGACGCTGGACGAGAAAGACCAGCGGCGTTTGTTTGAAG GCAATGCCCTGCTGCGGCGGCTGGTCCGCATTGGGGTGCTGGACGAGGGCAAGATGAAGCTGGATTACATCTTGGGCCTGAAGATCGAGGATTTCTTGGAGAGGCGCCTGCAGACCCAGGTCTTCAAGCTGGGCTTGGCCAAGTCCATCCACCATGCCCGTGTGCTGATCCGCCAGCGTCACATCAG GGTCCGCAAGCAGGTGGTGAACATCCCGTCCTTCATTGTCCGTCTGGACTCTCAGAAGCACATCGACTTCTCCCTCCGGTCTCCATACGGGGGTGGCCGCCCAGGCCGCGTGAAGAGGAAGAACGCCAAGAAGGGCCAGGGTGGGGCTGGAGCCGGTGATGACGAGGAGGAGGATTAG
- the TSEN34 gene encoding tRNA-splicing endonuclease subunit Sen34 isoform X1 — translation MLVVEVANGRSLVWGAEAVQALRERLGVGGRTVGALPRGPRQNSRLGLPLLLMPEEARLLAEIGAVTLVSAPRPDPRQHSLALASFKRQQEQGFQEQSALAAEARETRRQELLEKIAEGQAAKKQKLDRGPGTSESQAARENPAAAENEAGVSQAPGEQEEAGAGSSCPQPGPSEEAAPLPRSALLVQLATARPRPIKARPLDWRVQSQDWPHAGRPAHELRYSIYRDLWERGFFLSAAGKFGGDFLVYPGDPLRFHAHYIAQCWAPGDPIPLQDLVSAGRLGTSVRKTLLLCSPQPDGKVVYTSLQWASLQ, via the exons ATGCTGGTGGTGGAGGTGGCGAACGGCCGCTCCCTGGTGTGGGGGGCCGAGGCGGTGCAGGCGCTGCGGGAGCGCCTGGGAGTCGGGGGCCGCACGGTGGGCGCCCTGCCCCGCGGGCCCCGCCAGAACTCGCGCCTGGGCCTCCCGCTGCTGCTGATGCCGGAGGAGGCGCGGCTCCTGGCCGAGATCGGCGCCGTGACCCTGGTCAGCGCCCCGCGCCCGGATCCCCGCCAACACAGCCTG GCTCTGGCATCCTTCAAGcgccagcaggagcagggcttccAGGAGCAAAGCGCCCTGGCGGCCGAGGCCCGCGAGACCCGCCGCCAGGAGCTCCTGGAGAAGATCGCAGAGGGCCAGGCGGCCAAGAAGCAGAAGCTGGACCGGGGCCCCGGGACCAGCGAGAGCCAGGCGGCCAGGGAGAACCCAGCAGCCGCGGAGAATGAGGCCGGTGTGAGCCAGGCTCCTGGAGAGCAGGAGGAAGCAGGTGCGG GCTCCTCCtgtccccagccagggccttccgaGGAGGCGgcccccctgcccaggtctgccCTGCTCGTCCAGCTGGCCACGGCGAGGCCTCGGCCCATCAAGGCCCGGCCCCTGGACTGGCGCGTGCAGTCCCAGGACTGGCCCCACGCCGGCCGCCCGGCCCATGAGCTGCGCTACAGCATCTACAGAGACCTGTGGGAGCGCGGCTTCTTTCTCAGCGCGGCTGGCAAGTTCGGGGGCGACTTCCTGGTCTATCCTG GTGACCCGCTCCGCTTCCATGCCCACTACATCGCCCAGTGCTGGGCTCCTGGGGACCCCATCCCCCTCCAGGACCTGGTGTCTGCCGGCCGCCTGGGAACCAGCGTCAGGAAGACGCTGCTCCTCTGCTCTCCGCAGCCGGACGGTAAGGTGGTCTACACCTCCCTGCAGTGGGCCAGCCTGCAGTGA
- the TSEN34 gene encoding tRNA-splicing endonuclease subunit Sen34 isoform X2: MLVVEVANGRSLVWGAEAVQALRERLGVGGRTVGALPRGPRQNSRLGLPLLLMPEEARLLAEIGAVTLVSAPRPDPRQHSLALASFKRQQEQGFQEQSALAAEARETRRQELLEKIAEGQAAKKQKLDRGPGTSESQAARENPAAAENEAGVSQAPGEQEEAGSSCPQPGPSEEAAPLPRSALLVQLATARPRPIKARPLDWRVQSQDWPHAGRPAHELRYSIYRDLWERGFFLSAAGKFGGDFLVYPGDPLRFHAHYIAQCWAPGDPIPLQDLVSAGRLGTSVRKTLLLCSPQPDGKVVYTSLQWASLQ; the protein is encoded by the exons ATGCTGGTGGTGGAGGTGGCGAACGGCCGCTCCCTGGTGTGGGGGGCCGAGGCGGTGCAGGCGCTGCGGGAGCGCCTGGGAGTCGGGGGCCGCACGGTGGGCGCCCTGCCCCGCGGGCCCCGCCAGAACTCGCGCCTGGGCCTCCCGCTGCTGCTGATGCCGGAGGAGGCGCGGCTCCTGGCCGAGATCGGCGCCGTGACCCTGGTCAGCGCCCCGCGCCCGGATCCCCGCCAACACAGCCTG GCTCTGGCATCCTTCAAGcgccagcaggagcagggcttccAGGAGCAAAGCGCCCTGGCGGCCGAGGCCCGCGAGACCCGCCGCCAGGAGCTCCTGGAGAAGATCGCAGAGGGCCAGGCGGCCAAGAAGCAGAAGCTGGACCGGGGCCCCGGGACCAGCGAGAGCCAGGCGGCCAGGGAGAACCCAGCAGCCGCGGAGAATGAGGCCGGTGTGAGCCAGGCTCCTGGAGAGCAGGAGGAAGCAG GCTCCTCCtgtccccagccagggccttccgaGGAGGCGgcccccctgcccaggtctgccCTGCTCGTCCAGCTGGCCACGGCGAGGCCTCGGCCCATCAAGGCCCGGCCCCTGGACTGGCGCGTGCAGTCCCAGGACTGGCCCCACGCCGGCCGCCCGGCCCATGAGCTGCGCTACAGCATCTACAGAGACCTGTGGGAGCGCGGCTTCTTTCTCAGCGCGGCTGGCAAGTTCGGGGGCGACTTCCTGGTCTATCCTG GTGACCCGCTCCGCTTCCATGCCCACTACATCGCCCAGTGCTGGGCTCCTGGGGACCCCATCCCCCTCCAGGACCTGGTGTCTGCCGGCCGCCTGGGAACCAGCGTCAGGAAGACGCTGCTCCTCTGCTCTCCGCAGCCGGACGGTAAGGTGGTCTACACCTCCCTGCAGTGGGCCAGCCTGCAGTGA